TGCACCGAACATGCTTGCCCGCAGCGCCATGTTAAGGTTGGCATATTGTGAGATGATAATGGCGTTGTTTCCGCCAAGTTCCAAAATGGTTTTACCAAGCCGCGATCCGACGATTTCATTCACCCTGCGACCAACTCTTGTGGAACCGGTAACCGAAATCAGTGGGATACGGCGGTCGGCCAGAAAATCGTCGCCAACATACTTTGAACTGGCGGCTACCAGGCTAAGTACTCCTTCAGGGATATTATTTTCGCGAAGCACTTTCTGAATAATGTTGTGCGTGGCAATGGCGCTGAGCATCACTTTTGACGAAGGCTTCCAGATTACCACATCGCCGGCAATCAGCGCGATCATTGCGTTCCATGCCCAAACGGCAACCGGAAAGTTAAATGCTGAAATCACCCCGACAATTCCTAACGGATGATATTGCTCATACATCCGGTGCATCTCGCGTTCGGAATGCATGGTAAATCCATACAGCTGTCTTGACTGACCAACGGCAAAATCAGCAATGTCAATCATTTCCTGTACTTCTCCAAGGCCTTCCTGGAAAACTTTTCCCATTTCATGAGAAACCAGTTTGCCGAGCGGCTCTTTATATTTCCGCAGTTCATTCCCAATCTGACGAACGATCTCACCACGTTTTGGCGCCGGTACAAGACGCCACGCCTTAAACGCCTCCTGCGCTTTGGTTACAATGTTTTCGTAATCATCCCAGGTCGCTTGCTTTACCTTTGCAATCAACTTTCCGTCATTTGGAGAATAAGATTCTATGATATCTCCGTAGGTTTCAATCCAATGGAGGCCGGTGTGCGCGCCATTATTCACCGGTTGAATTCCTAACTCCGTGAGCATTTGTGTAATGTTGTAATGATCCATTTTTACTGTTTATATTAATAATTTATCGAAATAATAGCGATTTGAATCGGCAATGTTCCAATCTTCGTTGCGCCCGTATGGACTATCCATCGGCATTAAAATCAGCAAATCTCAAATCGTATTTGTGCTTATTTGAAATGAACTATTTCATTGAGTGTAGTCCAATTGTGTTGCCTTCTGTGTCCATACAAATGGTACAAAATCCGTACTCACCAATAGGAAATTTTTGCTGCAATACCCGTCCTCCCGCACTTACAACTCTTGATGATTCTGTTGCACAATCTTCACAAGTAAAATACACCAATGTTCCACCAGCCCCGGGTTTCATTTCGCCGGTTTTGCACAATGCCCCGCTGATGTTGGCTTCGCCTTCAGCCCATGGAAAGCTGAGCATCTCTAGATCACCTGATTCTCCGGGTGTTTGCATCGGAATCATTTTAATTTGTAAAACAGTTTCGTAAAACTTCTGAGCCCTGCTCATATCTTCTACATAAATTTCTACCCAGGTAAATGGATTCTTTGATTGCAGTGTCATATTTGTCTTTTTTCAAGTTTTAATTCGTTACTTCATTTGGTTTAAAAGAAACACATAATCCTGGTATAACAATCCATAGCCGGAAATGATGAATAGCCAGGTCATTTTTTTTCAACCAACACAAAAACTTCATTTTACCTTCCCAATAACTAATGCCCACCAATGCCGCGAAGCAAATACCCACCAATGCCTACTAATGTCCATCAATGCCGCGAAGCAAATGCCCATCAATGCCAACGAATGCCCACCAATGCCGCGAAGCAAATGCCCATCAATCCCGCGAAGCAAATGCCTACTAATGCCAACGAATTCCCACAACCCTCTACCTCACCGTCAATTCACTCAGTGGGTCTGTCTTTAAATCCGGGTTAATAAGGTAAAAAACTGACTTCTCGGTAATGTCCATCTGTATGACTTGCAAGGTAATGAGATCCACAAGTACCTTTTCGGCCACCTGGTGAGAAATGCCGGCAATTTTACGAAACTTCGACAGGGTTATATTTCCATTCTTATCCAAGTACTCAAGTAGGATCTTTTCTTTATCAGTGTAACGGATGGTGATTCCTTTTTTCCGGTTTTGAAGCTGCCAAACCTTTAATAATACGGTGTTTGCCAGTAGGTTTTGGTCGTACACCCTGATGTAGATCATCCATTTTCCCTCCTTATCCGGAGCTGAGCAGGGGCCGTTGTCACTTTTGGGGATGTCAATTTCAAGGATGGTTTTTCCGTCAACGTTCCACTCGCGCGTGGCAAACTCAACCGGAGGGCGGCAATACATCTGTGCGGCAGCCTCCACCATATAGAACTCTTCTTCGGATCTCACCCCGGCAATGGCGCCATTATCCTTCACCCCAACCAGTAGTTTTCCCCCATCAGTATTTGAAAATGCAGCCAGTGTGCGGGCTATCTTCTTCGAGTCCGAAATCTCGAACTTAAAGTCAAGCCGCTGATGCTCACCTTGTGCAATAAGTTTTTTGATGTAGGAACTCATGGCTGAAAATTTTACAGATAAACGCAGCGCAGCGGCGATAATTACACAAACCGGAAACCAGAAACGGATCAATAATTTATGCTTAGCGATAACACTTCAACCTTCAAATCATCAACAAAAAATTGCTCTTCATTGTCGTTGTTGTGAAAATATACCCGCAGATGATCTGGCCGTGGAATCGTATCAGGAACTTGTATGGCCACTTCCATGTATGACCATTTGTTTTTCCGGCTAAATTCTTTTGCAAAAAAAGGTTGATAAAATGCCTGTTCTCCCCCGGCGCCAAGTTCGATAACCAGCACTCCGGATGATTCTTTTTTATCCGAATAAATCCATGACCCCACCCTGACGCGGTTGTATTCGGTGGTAAGGTACGATTCAATATTTTCATTCAATCCAATACTGTAAACGCTTGAAATGCCGGTTTGGGAAGATTGTTTCCCTTTGTAAGCCTCTTTATCAGTCACCGAGCCGTAATTGAGCCAGCCGTAATCCTCCTCAAAATCGTTGAAAAATACTTTTCGGGAAGTGATGTAGCCTTCGGGATAATACACCATTGGTTTGGGTTTAAGACGAAAGAAAACATCTTTGTAAATGTCGAATGTTAGGGCGCTGGGAGGAAAAACGTAAGTATAGTGCTGGTAAAACTGCAGGCTGTTGAGGGCAATCAGAAAAACCGAAAGCCCGATAACCGCTTTTTGTAGCAGTTTATTTTTTTTGACTAAAAGCCAGGAATATCCCAGAAGCAACGCAATTATCGGGTAGGTGTCGATGAAGGTGCGCTGGCCGAAATTGGATGTGTAAGTCCAGACCCACCAGCTGGATGCCACATAAATAAAAATTACGAGGAAAGCCGTGAACCAGTAAAACCGGAATCGCTGGTTGCGGTATAGCCAAACCAATCCTGTTAATGACAGCAACGCCAGTGGTGTGTAAATGAACCAGCCCCTGTTGAAACTGAACAGGATATTGAAAAAATTAGGTTCAAAAAAGTTAAACCCTTCTTCGCCGTAAGACCACACAACCAGGTACCCCGAATGTAAATACCAGATCGCCATGGTGATCAAGGGGAAAACGGAGACTGCCAGAGTAACTGAAACCAATTCCTTTGGGTTGGTAAATATTTTTTGAAACAGAACCTTTAACTGAGCAAACGAACCGGCAATAAATGGAACCAATAAAATGACAAGCCCGTTTGTTGGCCGGGTGGAAACTATAAGTCCGTAAGTGAGGGCGGCCAGTACGATGGATCGTGACCGGAAAGTATCGAGATAATTTTTCAAATAAGAAAAGAATACAGCCAGCAGGAAGAAATTGTACACATGGGTCATCATCCCTTCTTTCAGTGTGTAATAAATGATGTTGGTAGCAAATGCAACAAGAACAAGAATGACAGCGGCAACGGTTTCATCAAAATCGAAGGCATGCAGCAGTTTTCGTATGAAGCGTAGCCCAAGCCAGAAATAGAAAAGTGCCGCAAAGCCCATCATATACTGGTAAATGAGCGAGTAGCCGTCTGCCGGCAAACCGAAAATGATGGCCAGCAAGTGGGCGATCAGGAAAAAAGGAAGCAGCAGAAAAGCCAGTCCGGGAAAACCTTTGTTCACGGTTTCTCCTTTGTATTTGTAACGGAACTCTTTGAAAATAGAAGGGTGGTCGGGATAGTACTTCGCCTCGTAATCCTCAACAAAACTGTAGCTCAGGTCGTGGTAAATGAATGCAGTTGTAATGAAAGCATAATAAGCTTTTCCATCGCTGATAATCACCCTGTCGTTTGGATGGTGGGGATTTTTTACTGTAAAAAACAAAATGACATAAATGAAAAGGATAATCTCAGGTGCGTATCTCACTAATCCACCCGCAGGTCCGCCGGTTCCGGAACTACTTTTTAATACTGGTATGAAGGTTTGCTTATTCAAAATCGTCGTAGAGTAAGTATTTTTTTCTGATCTTTTTAAACTCGTTTAACTTCGGTTGCCAACTCTCCCTGATCTCCTGTTCATTTAATCCCTGTTCGATTTGCTTTTTCAATTCAGCAGTTCCAGCCAGTTTTTCGAAGAAGTTGTTGAAAAATGTTGTTTTATCGGCCAGTTGGGAATGAAAATCAATCAGCCACGAAAGGTTGAGATGTGCAGGATGTTCGTTCATTTTTTCAGCGTATCCGATCAGGTCATAACCGATGCATTTAGTCTCCATTAGTGGAGGTTTGGTTGCTCCGGGCATTGGACGGGGAGTAAAGACATAACTTCCCAACGTATATTGCGGGTGGCCTATGACCTGAAATGGAAGATCCGTTCCGCGCCCGACACTAACAACGGTTCCTTCGAAAAGGCAGAGTGAAGGATACAGGTAAACAGCGTATTTATTGGGAAGGTTT
This window of the Bacteroidales bacterium genome carries:
- a CDS encoding aldehyde dehydrogenase family protein, with protein sequence MDHYNITQMLTELGIQPVNNGAHTGLHWIETYGDIIESYSPNDGKLIAKVKQATWDDYENIVTKAQEAFKAWRLVPAPKRGEIVRQIGNELRKYKEPLGKLVSHEMGKVFQEGLGEVQEMIDIADFAVGQSRQLYGFTMHSEREMHRMYEQYHPLGIVGVISAFNFPVAVWAWNAMIALIAGDVVIWKPSSKVMLSAIATHNIIQKVLRENNIPEGVLSLVAASSKYVGDDFLADRRIPLISVTGSTRVGRRVNEIVGSRLGKTILELGGNNAIIISQYANLNMALRASMFGATATAGQRCTSTRRLIIHEMVYDHFKEKLIKAYKQLHIGHALDPKTHVGPLVDTAAVEAFTKAQKEVVKSGGKIIYGGEILNEAGFESGCYVKPAIAEVENHWEIVQEETFAPLLYLIKYKTIEQAIELHNNVPQGLSSAIFSKNIHETEFFLSHAGSDCGIANVNIATNGAEIGGAFGGEKDTGGGRESGSDSWKAYMRRQTNTINFGKELPLAQGIKFELFDE
- a CDS encoding VOC family protein; translation: MTLQSKNPFTWVEIYVEDMSRAQKFYETVLQIKMIPMQTPGESGDLEMLSFPWAEGEANISGALCKTGEMKPGAGGTLVYFTCEDCATESSRVVSAGGRVLQQKFPIGEYGFCTICMDTEGNTIGLHSMK
- a CDS encoding ATP-binding protein translates to MSSYIKKLIAQGEHQRLDFKFEISDSKKIARTLAAFSNTDGGKLLVGVKDNGAIAGVRSEEEFYMVEAAAQMYCRPPVEFATREWNVDGKTILEIDIPKSDNGPCSAPDKEGKWMIYIRVYDQNLLANTVLLKVWQLQNRKKGITIRYTDKEKILLEYLDKNGNITLSKFRKIAGISHQVAEKVLVDLITLQVIQMDITEKSVFYLINPDLKTDPLSELTVR
- a CDS encoding DUF1343 domain-containing protein; this translates as NLPNKYAVYLYPSLCLFEGTVVSVGRGTDLPFQVIGHPQYTLGSYVFTPRPMPGATKPPLMETKCIGYDLIGYAEKMNEHPAHLNLSWLIDFHSQLADKTTFFNNFFEKLAGTAELKKQIEQGLNEQEIRESWQPKLNEFKKIRKKYLLYDDFE